The Streptomyces uncialis genomic interval GTCACCCGGGTCACCGGCCGACGCCCGGCGCCGGACGGCCGCGGTCCGTATCCGTCGGCCCGGCACCGGGCATGACACGGACCCGGCACCGCCGAGCGCGCCCGACGCGCCGTCGGCCACCCGCGCGCAACCGCTGAATCCAGCCAGAGATCAGCGGACAAATCGGTCCGATACTCGGTCGGTTGCCCGGCGAGCGACACCTTCGCGCCACGGGAGAGGCTTGGTCTAGACGATTCGTCGGAGCGCTTGCTAGCTTTCGCATCGCTGATCAGCGGGCGTTCCACCAGAGCAATGGCCGAGCAGAGAGATCCGGCTGCCGTTTCTGTGTGTACGGGGGAGTAGGGATGCGCTTTCGCATGCTCGGACCGCTGGAAGTCACCGGTCCCGACCGCTCCGTCCCCATCACCGCCGAGCGCCAGCGCGTGCTGCTGGCCCTGCTGTTGATGGAGGCGAACCGGGTGGTCACGGCTGAACGGCTCGTGGACGCGGTGTGGGGCGACTCCCCGCCGTCCACGGCACGCGGCCAGATCCATATCTGTGTGTCCATGGTCCGGGCCAATCTGGCGAAAGCAGGGCTCACGGATGTGATCCACACCCGCCCCTGGGGCTATGTCGCCGAGGTCGCGGACGACGATCTCGATCTCCATGTCTTCGACCGCCTCGCGCTGGCCGGCCGCGCCGCCGCCGAGTCCGGCCGCCACGCGGAGGCCGTCTCCGTCTTCGCCGAGGCCCTGGCCCTGTGGCGCGGGGACATCCATGTCGACAGCGGCGCCGCGCGCACCGCGCTGCAAGCGCCCGTGGCCCGGCTCAACGAACAGCGGCTGACCGTCGTGGACCAGTGGGTGGACGCCCAGATGGCACTCGGCCTGCACCAGCAGCTCATCGAGCAGCTGATCGAACTGGTCATGCAGAACCCGCTGCGCGAACATCTGCGGGCCCAGCTCATGGTCGCGCTGTACCGCTCCGGCCGGCAGGCCGAGGCTCTGGAGGCCTACCGCGGCGGGCGCCAGGTCCTGATCGACGAACTCGGCATCGAACCGGGCGAGGAACTGCGCCGGGTGCAGGAGGAGATCCTGTCCGGTGCCCTGGACAGCCCGCGGCCGTCCCCCGCCGCGCCCCCGGCACCCGCGCCGGACGCGCCGGCCGCCGAGGCGCCCCGGGTGCCCCGACTGCTCCCGGGAGCCATCGCGGACTTCACCGGCCGCGACGCACTGGTCGACCAGCTCACTCACGCCCTGGAGACCGACCCCGCCGACTCGTGCGGCCTGCGGATCATCGCCGTCACCGGCAAGGGCGGGGTCGGCAAGACCACCCTCGCGGTGCACCTCGGCCATCTGCTGGCCGACCGCTATCCCGACGGACAGCTGTTCGCGAAACTCCGGGGCCCGTCCGGCCGGCCGGTGGCACCGGGACAGATCCTGGAACGGTTCCTGCGCAGCCTCGGAGTGCCCGGGGCCGCCATTCCGGCGACCGTCGAGGAACGCGCCGAACTCTTCCGCGACCACATCGCCGACCGGCGCGTCCTGATCCTGCTCGACGACGCGATCGACGAGGCACAGGTGCGCTGGCTGCTGCCCGGCTCCCCCCACTGCCCCGTCCTGCTCACCAGCCGGTCCCGGCTGACCGGCCTGGAAGGCACCCACTCCGTCCAGATGGACGTCTTCACCACCGAACAGGCCTTGCAGATGCTCTCCCGGATCATCGGCGCCGAACGGGTCCAGGTCGACATCCCCAGCGCCCTGGCGCTGATCGACCTCTGCGACGGCCTCGCCCTGGCACTGCGTATCGCCGCCGCCCGGATGGCCGCCCGCCCGCACTGGCCCCTCGGCCAGATGGTCGCCCGGCTGCACAACGAGCACGAACGGCTCAACGAACTGACCCACGGCGGGGTCGACGTCCGCGCCAGCCTCGCCGTCGCCTACCAGGAACTGCCGGTCGACGCCCAGTGCCTCTTCCGAAGACTGTCCGTCCTCGAAGCCACGGAGTTCTCCTCCTGGGTGGCCGCGCCGCTGCTGGGAACGGACGTGGCGACGGCCGAGGACACCCTGGAACGCCTGGTCGACGCGCAGCTCGTCGACGTCGAACTGGTCGACGGCTGCCGCGCCCGCTACCGGCTGCACAGCCTGGTCCGTGTCTACTCCCAGGAATGCCTGGCCGAGAAGGAGAGCACACCGCAGCGCGCGGCCGTGCTCAGCAGGGTGCTCAGCACCTGGCTGTACCTCCTGGAGGAGGCCCAGCGCCGGGTGTACCAGGGCGACCACGCCCTGCATGGCACCGCACCGCGCCGCGCCCTGGACCGATGGGTGGTCGACCGCGAGGTGGCCGACCCGATGGTCTGGTTCGAGGAGGAACGCACCAGCCTGATCACCGCCGTACGGCAGGCCGCCGCGGCGGGTCACGACGAACTGTGCTGGGACCTCGCCCTGACGCTGGTCACGATGTTCGAGAACTACAACTACTTCGACGACTGGCGCACCACACACGAGGTCGCGCTGGCCGTCACCCGGCACAACGACAACCGCCGCGGCCAGGCCGCGATGCTGTACTCACTCGGCTCCCTGCATATGTTCGAGTACCGCCTCGACGAGGCCGGCAGCCGGCTGGGCGCGGCCCGCAAGCTGTTCCGCGAGGTCGGCGACCGGCACGGCCAGGCGCTCGCCATCCGCAACCTCGCCTTCATCGACCAGGTGCGGGGCCGCCGCGACGAGGCGATGGACGGCTACGAGGAGGCGCTCGCCAAGCTCGACCAGGCGGGCGACCCGACAACCGAGGCCCACATCCTGGGCAGCATGGCGCAGATCCAGCTGGACCGCGGCCTCGTCACGGAGGCCAAGCGCACCCTGGAGACCGCGCTCGCGCTCCTCCAGCACTCCGGCGGCCACCGCATCCGCGCGCAGACGCTCTGCCGCCTGGGCGAGGCACATCTGGAGACCGGCGACCTGGCAGCCGCCGAACGCGCCTTCACCGAGGGCATGGAGAGCATCCGCGCCGCCGGTGACCAGGTGGGCGAGGCCCACGCCCTGCGGGGCCTGGCCACCGCGCGGCACAGACAGGGCGCGCACACCGCGGCCCTGGAGATGCTGGAACGCGCCGTCGCCATCGCGGACCGCGTCAACGAACGATTCACCGCCGGCCGGATCCGGCTCACCCTGGGCGAGGTGACCGCCGAACAGCGGCGCTACGTCCTGGCCCGGGAACACACGGCCGCCGCCCTGGAGATCTTCCAGCGGATCGACGCGGCGGGCTGGCGGGACCGGGCGATACGGGTGCTCAAGGACATCGACGCCGAGTCGGCCGAAGCCCCGGCGCCGAGTTGGTCCCTCTGGGGGCACGGCCCGTCGGCGCCACGGCTGGAGACCTCCGCGACGCGCCCGGGAGCCAGGCGCTGACCGCCGTGAAGGGTGATCCGCGCTGCGCCCGCGAGCCGCGCCGGCCACGGTGAAAGGTGAGCGGTAGCGACCTGGTAGCGCGAGGGGGGACGGTGTGTGCCCGGTGCGGACGGCACCACGCGGTGACACACGACCCCAAGGAAGAGGGCGACGCGGCGTGAAGCTTGTGGTGTCCGTCATGGACGGGACCAACGGACAGCCCGCCGACGGTCTGTCGGTCCGGCTCGAACAGTTCGGTCTGGACGGCTGGCGGCGGATCTGGAAGGGCATCACGGGCGAGGACGGACGGTCCGGGTGCGCGGTGAGCCCGGGGGAGATCGACGGCTTCTCCCGGCTGACGCTGGAGACCGACCGGTACTTCGCCACGCTCGGACTGAGGCCCTTCTACAGCCACATCACGGTGGAGCTGTCGGGCGGCGAGCCCCACGACCGCCAGGAACTCTCGGTCGTGCTCACCCCCCACGGATACGTGGTCTGCGGAGCCGGCTGACCCGCGCGTATCCCACCCGCCGGGTGCCCCGGACGGGACACCGGCCGCCGACCGGCCAGGAGGGACGATCATGGAACACACCCTGTACGAGTGGTTCGCCGCCTCCGCCCTGGAGTTCGGCGACAGACCCGCGCTGGAGGTCGGCGAGGAACGGCTGACCTACCGGGAACTGCGCGGACTGGCCGAACGGATCGCGGCGGACCTGGTCACGGCCCATCGCGGGACACCGGCCCGGGTCGGCCTCCTGGCCGGACGCGATGTGCTCACCTACGCCGGATATCTCGCGGTACAGCGACTCGGCGCCACGGTCGTCCCGCTCAGCCCCTTCGCCCCGGCGGTCCGTAACGCCGTGATCGTCCGCGCCGCCGGTCTCGACCTCGTACTCGCCGGGCCCACGCCCGCCGGGCCCGCCGCGCCGTCATGGCCGGTGCCCGTCGTACCGCTGCGGCGTACCGCCCCGCCCACCGCCCGGCTGCGGCTGCCGCGGCGAGTGGACGACACCGACGCGCTCGCCTATGTACTGTTCACCTCCGGCTCGACCGGTACCCCCAAGGGCGTCCCCATCCGGCACGGCAATGTCTGCGCCTACCTGGCGCACGTCATCGCCCGCTACGGACTCGGACCCGGCTGCCGGGTCTCCCAGACCTTCGACCTGACCTTCGACCTCTCCGTCTTCGACATGTTCGCCACCTGGGGCAGCGGGGCCACCCTGGTCGTCCCCACCCGCCGTGACCTCATGGTGCCGGTGCGCTGGGTCGCGGACAAGAAGCTCACCCACTGGTTCTCGGTGCCGTCCCTGGTGTCCTTCGCCCGCCGGATGCGCACCCTGCGCCCCGGCCGGATGCCCGCTCTGCGCTGGAGCCTCTTCTGCGGTGAGCCGCTCACCCTCCAGCAGGCCGGGGCCTGGGCCGCTGCGGCGCCGCACAGCACCCTGGCCAACCTCTACGGCCCCACCGAACTCACCATCAGCTGCGCCGAGTACACACTCCCGGCCGATGCCGCGCGCTGGCCCCGGCCCGCCAACGGCACGGTGCCGATCGGCTCCGTCCACCCCGGACTCGCACACCTGGTGCTCGACGCGCGCGGACGGCCCGCCGACGAAGGGGAACTGGTCGTACGCGGCGCCCAGCGGTTCCCGGGCTACCTGGACGCGGACAGCGACAAGG includes:
- a CDS encoding hydroxyisourate hydrolase is translated as MKLVVSVMDGTNGQPADGLSVRLEQFGLDGWRRIWKGITGEDGRSGCAVSPGEIDGFSRLTLETDRYFATLGLRPFYSHITVELSGGEPHDRQELSVVLTPHGYVVCGAG
- a CDS encoding AMP-binding protein, whose protein sequence is MEHTLYEWFAASALEFGDRPALEVGEERLTYRELRGLAERIAADLVTAHRGTPARVGLLAGRDVLTYAGYLAVQRLGATVVPLSPFAPAVRNAVIVRAAGLDLVLAGPTPAGPAAPSWPVPVVPLRRTAPPTARLRLPRRVDDTDALAYVLFTSGSTGTPKGVPIRHGNVCAYLAHVIARYGLGPGCRVSQTFDLTFDLSVFDMFATWGSGATLVVPTRRDLMVPVRWVADKKLTHWFSVPSLVSFARRMRTLRPGRMPALRWSLFCGEPLTLQQAGAWAAAAPHSTLANLYGPTELTISCAEYTLPADAARWPRPANGTVPIGSVHPGLAHLVLDARGRPADEGELVVRGAQRFPGYLDADSDKGRFLSYDRPGEDATPYTGDGPLTAAHWYRTGDRVRREDGRLVHLGRTDQQIKLHGYRIELGEIEAALREQPGVRDAVAVAVARPGDEIALEAVCTGTDLIPEAIRSALEARLPAYMVPRVTSLVEELPLNVNGKIDRQAVTTALEGRRAARRPVTPRG
- a CDS encoding AfsR/SARP family transcriptional regulator; protein product: MRFRMLGPLEVTGPDRSVPITAERQRVLLALLLMEANRVVTAERLVDAVWGDSPPSTARGQIHICVSMVRANLAKAGLTDVIHTRPWGYVAEVADDDLDLHVFDRLALAGRAAAESGRHAEAVSVFAEALALWRGDIHVDSGAARTALQAPVARLNEQRLTVVDQWVDAQMALGLHQQLIEQLIELVMQNPLREHLRAQLMVALYRSGRQAEALEAYRGGRQVLIDELGIEPGEELRRVQEEILSGALDSPRPSPAAPPAPAPDAPAAEAPRVPRLLPGAIADFTGRDALVDQLTHALETDPADSCGLRIIAVTGKGGVGKTTLAVHLGHLLADRYPDGQLFAKLRGPSGRPVAPGQILERFLRSLGVPGAAIPATVEERAELFRDHIADRRVLILLDDAIDEAQVRWLLPGSPHCPVLLTSRSRLTGLEGTHSVQMDVFTTEQALQMLSRIIGAERVQVDIPSALALIDLCDGLALALRIAAARMAARPHWPLGQMVARLHNEHERLNELTHGGVDVRASLAVAYQELPVDAQCLFRRLSVLEATEFSSWVAAPLLGTDVATAEDTLERLVDAQLVDVELVDGCRARYRLHSLVRVYSQECLAEKESTPQRAAVLSRVLSTWLYLLEEAQRRVYQGDHALHGTAPRRALDRWVVDREVADPMVWFEEERTSLITAVRQAAAAGHDELCWDLALTLVTMFENYNYFDDWRTTHEVALAVTRHNDNRRGQAAMLYSLGSLHMFEYRLDEAGSRLGAARKLFREVGDRHGQALAIRNLAFIDQVRGRRDEAMDGYEEALAKLDQAGDPTTEAHILGSMAQIQLDRGLVTEAKRTLETALALLQHSGGHRIRAQTLCRLGEAHLETGDLAAAERAFTEGMESIRAAGDQVGEAHALRGLATARHRQGAHTAALEMLERAVAIADRVNERFTAGRIRLTLGEVTAEQRRYVLAREHTAAALEIFQRIDAAGWRDRAIRVLKDIDAESAEAPAPSWSLWGHGPSAPRLETSATRPGARR